The Candidatus Omnitrophota bacterium sequence TTTCTTATTCTTTGACGAAAGACGATCCGCCAAAAGAATTTCATCAACACCAATGTCAATGCCAACTAAAACATGTTTGACTTCTGTATTCAAATCGCCAAACAAAATACGCGTATCCGCATACGGATTAACCAAATTTTCTTTGTCAAAGAACTTCTTTTGCAAGCCTTTGAGCTTATGATACTCTCGTTTAGCTAAAGATAATTTCTTTCGAATCTGCGTTTGCGTACGCAAATCCTCGACCATGCCCTGCGCAATAAAGAATTGATAGATTTCGTTTAATTTCACTTTGCAGACTTGCTTTTTAAAGAATCTTTTTTATGAAACAAAACATCTTGATTGATTTTTTCTTTTGGAAAATATTTGACAACAAAGCCATCAAATATTTTTTGATAAACACTTGGTGCAATTTTTACAAGTTTCGATGAACTAAAAGACGAATTAATATTTCGAATCACATATTCGCTTGCAGTTGTTCTCATAAACCACAAAACAAGGCTGCAAATCAACAGCCCTCTTAAAACGGCAAGAATCAATCCTCCTGTTTTATCAAATAGC is a genomic window containing:
- a CDS encoding CvpA family protein, producing ALHLLGLFLSIFIIFHYYPVIGNFLESKAFFKTTLANSAGFIILWILTALIAKLVRFGIYTVLRIEANSLFDKTGGLILAVLRGLLICSLVLWFMRTTASEYVIRNINSSFSSSKLVKIAPSVYQKIFDGFVVKYFPKEKINQDVLFHKKDSLKSKSAK